The following are encoded together in the Glycine soja cultivar W05 chromosome 5, ASM419377v2, whole genome shotgun sequence genome:
- the LOC114412718 gene encoding zinc finger CCCH domain-containing protein 17-like isoform X2 has protein sequence MVTQQQPQPQLQVQPQQSTPPSSQDEALKRNTDCVYFLASPLTCKKGNECEYRHSEYARVNPRDCRYWLSGNCLNPKCPFRHPPLDGLLGTQAAVTGGPSVSPSQIPTASATHAPYNSSKQAVPCFFFQKGLCLKGDRCAFLHGPPTPTSSTGNKVAAQVPVTSQGVENPCFKKPFVSNEKYTQERKTSQGNVAKSSGISEAKPASKIETAPQRNMFEWEKKVPPPAVGFDNEVSRFKTTSPPVTNGPTVARPNRLHQARVPDDHNFQSGKDSDEFLRESSPGFDVLVADELRNSDYYHGEDEFSKARGQDERNLDSLNEYDLGHSGDYSLAADIDRERFRVPQGYESYDHLQEPYAWEQHRKPSAHVDRRTRRRSNSPENAEVSDLRHHLSKRRKGNGLKSVVGHDYAHEGHGEEQSRRPFSRKDSLELPLNESFLGNRFRGRIKLPANGGADHLEREDRGRFRNRLSSGRLPATHHLSPGEGRVHDRIRGRLQDDERRNSKDRLMGRELPGDRSDFAGPKSLSELKNGRNTENREQQSLGRRRSLRDDRPQSEDDFLFEGPKPLSEILKEKRGAGADADSGNGKSSDNKNQEVTNGQNPTPAANTQNGVLSETKEDVKNLPPNNEESSKLEVTDAAGGDNDGEYEEGMVYDEAGEDQYYEGDDQRDADYEYEQGEGDEGYYEYEQGEEGENQEEDYMEEEDGDDFAKKIGVVHS, from the exons ATGGTTACCCAACAACAGCCACAGCCACAGCTTCAGGTTCAGCCTCAGCAGTCGACACCACCCTCTTCACAAGATGAGGCCTTGAAGAGGAACACCGATTGTGTCTACTTCCTTGCATCTCCTTTGACATGCAAAAAG GGAAATGAATGCGAGTACCGCCACAGCGAGTATGCACGTGTTAATCCTAGGGACTGTCGGTATTGGTTGAGTGGCAATTGCTTGAATCCCAAATGTCCATTTCGTCATCCG CCTCTTGATGGCTTGTTAGGAACACAGGCAGCAGTGACTGGTGGACCATCTGTATCCCCATCACAGATTCCAACAGCATCTGCAACACATGCACCGTATAATTCCAGTAAACAAGCTGTACCttgctttttcttccaaaaaggaCTTTGCTTAAAAGGTGACAGATGTGCCTTCTTGCATGGACCACCCACTCCTACTTCTAGCACGGGTAATAAAGTAGCTGCTCAGGTTCCAGTGACTAGCCAAGGAGTTGAGAATCCATGTTTTAAGAAGCCTTTTGTCAGCAATGAAAAGTATACTCAGGAAAGGAAAACTTCCCAAGGAAATGTTGCAAAGTCAAGTGGAATTTCTGAAGCCAAACCTGCCTCAAAAATTGAAACTGCTCCTCAAAGAAATATGTTTGAATGGGAGAAGAAAGTGCCACCACCAGCTGTGGGATTTGATAATGAGGTTTCTAGATTTAAGACAACCTCTCCACCAGTGACCAATGGCCCTACTGTAGCCCGGCCAAACCGTCTGCATCAAGCTCGTGTGCCAGATGATCACAATTTCCAGAGTGGCAAGGACAGTGATGAGTTTCTCAGAGAATCATCTCCTGGGTTTGATGTTCTTGTAGCTGATGAACTTAGGAATTCTGATTACTACCACGGAGAAGATGAATTCAGTAAAGCAAGAGGTCAAGATGAAAGGAACTTAGACTCTTTGAATGAATATGATTTAGGACATTCTGGTGATTATAGTTTAGCAGCTGATATCGATCGTGAAAGATTCCGTGTGCCTCAAGGTTATGAGTCATATGATCACTTGCAGGAGCCGTATGCTTGGGAGCAGCATAGAAAGCCCTCAGCCCATGTAGACAGAAGGACTCGCCGCAGATCCAACAGTCCTGAAAATGCTGAGGTCTCAGATCTACGACATCATTTATCCAAGCGCAGGAAGGGCAATGGTTTGAAGTCTGTTGTCGGTCATGATTATGCCCATGAGGGCCATGGTGAGGAACAAAGTCGTCGGCCCTTCTCTCGGAAGGATTCACTTGAGTTACCTCTGAATGAGAGCTTCCTCGGTAACCGCTTCCGAGGTAGAATAAAACTTCCAGCAAATGGTGGTGCTGATCACCTAGAGAGGGAAGACAGGGGAAGATTTAGGAACAGATTGTCATCTGGAAGGTTGCCGGCCACTCACCATTTGTCACCTGGAGAGGGAAGGGTCCATGACAGAATAAGAGGAAGATTGCAAGATGATGAGAGGAGAAACTCCAAGGATCGATTGATGGGGAGAGAACTACCGGGTGATAGGAGTGATTTTGCTGGGCCAAAAAGTCTTTCTGAACTTAAAAATGGGAGGAACACTGAGAATAGGGAGCAACAATCACTGGGAAGGAGAAGAAGTTTAAGGGATGATCGCCCACAATCTGAAGATGATTTTCTGTTTGAAGGTCCAAAACCTCTTAGTGAAATTCTGAAGGAGAAGAGAGGTGCTGGAGCTGATGCAGACTCTGGGAATGGCAAATCATCTGACAATAAGAATCAAGAAGTTACCAATGGCCAGAATCCTACACCTGCtgcaaacacacaaaatggagtGCTGTCTGAGACCAAAGAAGATGTCAAGAATCTTCCACCAAATAATGAAGAATCATCCAAGCTTGAGGTCACTGATGCAGCTGGAGGAGACAATGATGGTGAATATGAGGAGGGAATGGTGTACGATGAAGCAGGTGAGGATCAGTATTATGAAGGTGATGATCAGAGAGATGCGGACTATGAGTATGAACAAGGTGAAGGTGATGAGGGATACTATGAGTACGAGCAAGGTGAAGAGGGTGAAAATCAAGAGGAAGATTacatggaagaagaagatgggGATGATTTTGCTAAGAAGATTGGTGTCGTTCATTCGTAA
- the LOC114412718 gene encoding zinc finger CCCH domain-containing protein 17-like isoform X1: MAGFLCALQINYFTVVFFFVPCKSIILLSCFFGAVQIQYFTVMLCFFGAVQIKYFTVVPCFFVAVQIKYFTGNECEYRHSEYARVNPRDCRYWLSGNCLNPKCPFRHPPLDGLLGTQAAVTGGPSVSPSQIPTASATHAPYNSSKQAVPCFFFQKGLCLKGDRCAFLHGPPTPTSSTGNKVAAQVPVTSQGVENPCFKKPFVSNEKYTQERKTSQGNVAKSSGISEAKPASKIETAPQRNMFEWEKKVPPPAVGFDNEVSRFKTTSPPVTNGPTVARPNRLHQARVPDDHNFQSGKDSDEFLRESSPGFDVLVADELRNSDYYHGEDEFSKARGQDERNLDSLNEYDLGHSGDYSLAADIDRERFRVPQGYESYDHLQEPYAWEQHRKPSAHVDRRTRRRSNSPENAEVSDLRHHLSKRRKGNGLKSVVGHDYAHEGHGEEQSRRPFSRKDSLELPLNESFLGNRFRGRIKLPANGGADHLEREDRGRFRNRLSSGRLPATHHLSPGEGRVHDRIRGRLQDDERRNSKDRLMGRELPGDRSDFAGPKSLSELKNGRNTENREQQSLGRRRSLRDDRPQSEDDFLFEGPKPLSEILKEKRGAGADADSGNGKSSDNKNQEVTNGQNPTPAANTQNGVLSETKEDVKNLPPNNEESSKLEVTDAAGGDNDGEYEEGMVYDEAGEDQYYEGDDQRDADYEYEQGEGDEGYYEYEQGEEGENQEEDYMEEEDGDDFAKKIGVVHS; encoded by the exons ATGGCGGGTTTTTTGTGTGCCCtgcaaatcaattattttactgtcgtgtttttttttgtgcCATGCAAATCTATTATTTTACTGTCGTGTTTTTTTGGTGCAGTGCAAATCCAGTATTTTACTGTCATGCTGTGTTTTTTTGGTGCCGTACAAATCAAGTATTTTACTGTCGTGCCGTGTTTTTTTGTTGCTGTACAAATCAAGTATTTTACT GGAAATGAATGCGAGTACCGCCACAGCGAGTATGCACGTGTTAATCCTAGGGACTGTCGGTATTGGTTGAGTGGCAATTGCTTGAATCCCAAATGTCCATTTCGTCATCCG CCTCTTGATGGCTTGTTAGGAACACAGGCAGCAGTGACTGGTGGACCATCTGTATCCCCATCACAGATTCCAACAGCATCTGCAACACATGCACCGTATAATTCCAGTAAACAAGCTGTACCttgctttttcttccaaaaaggaCTTTGCTTAAAAGGTGACAGATGTGCCTTCTTGCATGGACCACCCACTCCTACTTCTAGCACGGGTAATAAAGTAGCTGCTCAGGTTCCAGTGACTAGCCAAGGAGTTGAGAATCCATGTTTTAAGAAGCCTTTTGTCAGCAATGAAAAGTATACTCAGGAAAGGAAAACTTCCCAAGGAAATGTTGCAAAGTCAAGTGGAATTTCTGAAGCCAAACCTGCCTCAAAAATTGAAACTGCTCCTCAAAGAAATATGTTTGAATGGGAGAAGAAAGTGCCACCACCAGCTGTGGGATTTGATAATGAGGTTTCTAGATTTAAGACAACCTCTCCACCAGTGACCAATGGCCCTACTGTAGCCCGGCCAAACCGTCTGCATCAAGCTCGTGTGCCAGATGATCACAATTTCCAGAGTGGCAAGGACAGTGATGAGTTTCTCAGAGAATCATCTCCTGGGTTTGATGTTCTTGTAGCTGATGAACTTAGGAATTCTGATTACTACCACGGAGAAGATGAATTCAGTAAAGCAAGAGGTCAAGATGAAAGGAACTTAGACTCTTTGAATGAATATGATTTAGGACATTCTGGTGATTATAGTTTAGCAGCTGATATCGATCGTGAAAGATTCCGTGTGCCTCAAGGTTATGAGTCATATGATCACTTGCAGGAGCCGTATGCTTGGGAGCAGCATAGAAAGCCCTCAGCCCATGTAGACAGAAGGACTCGCCGCAGATCCAACAGTCCTGAAAATGCTGAGGTCTCAGATCTACGACATCATTTATCCAAGCGCAGGAAGGGCAATGGTTTGAAGTCTGTTGTCGGTCATGATTATGCCCATGAGGGCCATGGTGAGGAACAAAGTCGTCGGCCCTTCTCTCGGAAGGATTCACTTGAGTTACCTCTGAATGAGAGCTTCCTCGGTAACCGCTTCCGAGGTAGAATAAAACTTCCAGCAAATGGTGGTGCTGATCACCTAGAGAGGGAAGACAGGGGAAGATTTAGGAACAGATTGTCATCTGGAAGGTTGCCGGCCACTCACCATTTGTCACCTGGAGAGGGAAGGGTCCATGACAGAATAAGAGGAAGATTGCAAGATGATGAGAGGAGAAACTCCAAGGATCGATTGATGGGGAGAGAACTACCGGGTGATAGGAGTGATTTTGCTGGGCCAAAAAGTCTTTCTGAACTTAAAAATGGGAGGAACACTGAGAATAGGGAGCAACAATCACTGGGAAGGAGAAGAAGTTTAAGGGATGATCGCCCACAATCTGAAGATGATTTTCTGTTTGAAGGTCCAAAACCTCTTAGTGAAATTCTGAAGGAGAAGAGAGGTGCTGGAGCTGATGCAGACTCTGGGAATGGCAAATCATCTGACAATAAGAATCAAGAAGTTACCAATGGCCAGAATCCTACACCTGCtgcaaacacacaaaatggagtGCTGTCTGAGACCAAAGAAGATGTCAAGAATCTTCCACCAAATAATGAAGAATCATCCAAGCTTGAGGTCACTGATGCAGCTGGAGGAGACAATGATGGTGAATATGAGGAGGGAATGGTGTACGATGAAGCAGGTGAGGATCAGTATTATGAAGGTGATGATCAGAGAGATGCGGACTATGAGTATGAACAAGGTGAAGGTGATGAGGGATACTATGAGTACGAGCAAGGTGAAGAGGGTGAAAATCAAGAGGAAGATTacatggaagaagaagatgggGATGATTTTGCTAAGAAGATTGGTGTCGTTCATTCGTAA